The Brumimicrobium sp. genomic interval GGAGTTGCTGGTTCATGTAGCGGATCTGAAACCATAGAAATTGTGGTAAATCCATTACCGACTGTTAATTTATCAGCATCTGAAACTAGTATATGTAACAATGAAGATGTTACTTTAATGGCTAGTGGAGCTGATAGTTATGTTTGGAATAATGGTTTGGGAAATGGTTCTATTCAAATTGTTTCACCAACTCAAACTACAGTTTATACTGTATATGGAGCGGATAACTCGACAGGATGTGAAAATTCGGCATCTGTTACAATTTATGTGGGAGAAGGACAGGTTGTTTCGGCAACTGCTTCTACTCTATCTATTTGTGCTGGTGATACTGTTTATATGAATGCTTCAGGAGCTAATAATTATTCTTGGACACCTTCAGGTGATATTGTTGAAACTTCAGTTGATGGTTCTAATATTACTGCAGTTCCTAGTCAATCTACTGATTATACGGTCATAGGTAGTGGAAATTGTGGAGCTGGTTTTCAAACTATTCATATTACTGTCTATGATTATCCAAATCCAAGCATTACCCAATATGGAAATACTTTGGTGGTGAATCTTCAAATTGGCGAGTCTGCTGAATGGTTCTTAAATGGTGTGTCTATAGGAAATGAGCCTAGTATAAATATTACTGAAGATGGCGATTATACAGTGATAGTTAATAATGGTGGTTCATGCTCTTCTACTCTTAGTGGTCATTTTATCTACGATACAACTAGCTTACTAGAAGAAATAGCAAATAATCTTAAGATTTATCCTAATCCAACAAATGGTAAGTTTATTGTCGAATGGAGTACTTCTATTCACATGAAAGATATTATTGTAATGGATGTAATTGGTCGGGTTATTATGAATCTCCAAACAGATAATTCAACTACTCAATCGATTGATTTAACTGAATTTGAAACTGGAGTATATGTGTTACAAATGATTACTGAGAATGGAGCAATCAATAGAAAAGTAACGAAAAGATAAAATTGATTAAGATAAAAGGGAAGAGGCTGTTTCGAAATTAAATTTGAACAGCCTCTTTTATTATTTTGCTAGTTCTTTATCGAGTAAATCATGAATATCTTGGCTATCCCAATTTTTGGTACCAACCTCTTTGATGATAATTTTTCCTTGTTTGTCTACTACAAAGGAAGTGGGTAATAAGTCTGATTCTAATTCTTTTGGAGGATTATTTACTTGAAAATAAATGGGTAAATCATATTCGTTTTTTATCATAAATTGCGAAACTTTGGAAGGGTCATCACTAGCTACAAAATAAAAATCTACTTTGTCTTTATAGCTATTATATAATTTCTGAAAGGAAGGCATTTCCGCCACACAAGGGGGACACCAAGTAGCCCATGAATTAATGATAATAACTTTCCCTTCAGAGATAGAAAGATTAGTTTGTTTCCCTTTTAAATCAACGAGTATCCAATTATAAGAATTCAAAGATTCTCGCTTATCTTCAGCTATTTCAGACGGAGAAAATGCAATCATACGCTGTACGAATGCCACTACAGGAATACGGACAGATGGAATGAGTAATAAGCCAAGCAACAAGGCAAAAAAGATGTCCCATTTTCGTTTCCAAATCCATTTTTTGTAATCCATTAGTATGATTTTGTGGTTAATAAAACTAAAGTACAAGCAATCTCTGTCTCAATTCCATTGTCTTTAAGCATTTTCTGGAATTCTGCATTTTCGGTTCCAGGATTAAAGATTACACGCTTTGGATGTAGCTTTATGATTTGCTCATAATAAGGCTCCTGATTACTCGCAGAAAGATAGAGAGTAACCGTATCAAAGTCGGGATCTGTTGGGAAATTAGTTTTAATTTCTACTCCATTAATCTTACCCATTTTATTGCCGTATGCCACGACAGGCATTCTATTTTCTTGTAACATACGGACAGCTTTGTTAGAATATCGTTCTTCTTTCACGCTTGCCCCTATGACCAATGTCTTTTTCTTTTCCATGTTACAAAGATAGGGAAAGTATTTGAGTCAACTTTTTAAGAATTTTGTATCTTTGAGATTCTTGCTAAATTTTATTAAAAATATGAGATTCCTTATACTGTTATTTTCCTTTCTATTTTTATTTTCTTGTACTAATCATTCAGAAAATAAACCAATAGATAAAAGACAATTATTACTTCAGGGAGAATGGCGTTTGGTGCAATCCGATAAGCCTTTTAAAATTTTTAGAGTTGGAATGAAATTCTCTGAAGATAGTCATGTCTTTGCCATTGATTCTCAAGGACATACTATTCCTCCAACACATGAGATAGAATATTCTATCCAAGAGGATACTTTAAAAATTGTTGATTACAAATATGATGTAAATACGATCTTTGAAAAAGGGACGATTATATTCATTATCAAGGAAATTTCGCAAGATAAGTTAGTGTTAGAGATGCTACATCCAGATACTCCTAATCAATTAATTTTTGAAGATTTGAAATAATGGTATTTAATTATCAAGCATTATTGTTTGTAAATGTTTTCAGTAGCTTTCCAATGATTTTTATCATTTAACCAAAGAATTTATTAATTTTGTTGAAATTTAAAGAGATAAAAAAACTCAAATCTATGGAGCATATTGTTTTTGAGAAAATTAACGCTGAAAAATCACTTTTAAAATACCACAAAGGAGAATTTATTTTTAAGGAAGGAACAAATACCTATGGTGTTTATTGCCTACTTAAAGGAAAGGTAAAATTAGTGAAAAGGGGTGAGGATGGTAGAGACCATATTTTAAGATTATATCGTACAGGAGATATATTAGGATATCGTTCCTTTTTTGGAACAAGCGGATACAATGCCAGTGCGGTTGCTATTGAGGACTGTGAAGTAAGTTTTATAGATAGAGAAGTTTTCTTACAAAATTTGGAGGACAACTATTTTTTAACTTTTGAGATGCTCAAGATTTTTGCAAAGGAATTAAAAAGAACAGATATTCATCTAACTAATTTAGCCCAGAAGCCTGTTAGAGAAAGAGCTGCAGAAGCTTTATTATTTATACACCAAACGTATGGCTTTACTGAAGATGGAAAAACGCTAAATGCCTCTTTTAGTAGAGAGGAAATTGCAACAATTGTGGGAACAGCAACGGAATCTATAATTCGTGTGCTTTCTGACTTTAATAAAGATGGTTTAATTGAATTGAATGGAAAGGAAATTGCTATTCCAAATATTGCTAAACTGGAAAAAGTAGCAACTTTGTAATAGAATTCAAAATATAGTATATGAATGAAAAAGCCCAGCTATTAGCTGGGCTTTCTTGTTTGTTAAATATTATTTAATAATAAACTTCTTGTTTTGACTTTGACCTTCTGGAGTCACAATATGAAGTAAGTAAATTCCGCTAGCTAAATCTAATTGCATTTTAAATTGATTGTTCTTGGCAAAATCCTGTTTAAATACTTGTTTCCCTTGTGTGTCCAATATGATTGCTGAAATTTCAGAAGATGTAGGTAAAGCGATGTTTAGTAATCCTTCAGAAACAGTTGGGTAAATATCAAAATCTATGACTTGTTCATGACTTAAACCTAAACTACAATCTTGAACTTGAGGGTTGAATCCACTAGGGAATGCAGCCTCAAAATTTGCTACGCTACTCACAGGCCAGATATCTCCGTTGATTAACTTATTGTCTGGACCAATTAGGCAGTATGTAGGATATGCAGCTATGCCAAACTGATTATCAACAGCTAGGGCATTTCCCTCTGAGCTAATTGCTGGGCAATGATTTGTCGAACCTCCATAATTAGCTTCAAATTGGTCAACTATTGTGTTTATATCACTTGATAGACTGGTTACTGAAAGAGAAAATAAATCTCCACCATTACATCCATACTTATCATATACTTGATTGAAAATTGGAGTGGTTGCTTGACAAGGAGGGCATGAGGAAAAGAAAAAATCTATAAGAACATATTTTCCTGATGCAGTAATATCATATAGTGAATAGCTATTTCCTTTTGTATCTGTTACAGTAAAGTTAGCAACGGTGCTACCTACACTGTATGTAGTAACTTGAGAATATCCAAATGCAGTAAATAAAATGGATAGAGCTAAAAGTAAATTTTTTTTCATAAGGTTTTAGTTTAAAATTATATTGCAATGTAATTGAAAATATGTGGATTAGCAAATTTAATTTAAATTATTATAGATAATTAGTTGTTTGAATTTGCCGTAATTTAATAAGACTTACAGTTGTTTTAAAGGAGTTCAATTTCTGATGTCAAATTAATTTAAATATCTTCTTTTCAAAGAAAAAACTGACAAACATCATGTTTTTATCCTATTAATGTCATTTTTCAAATATGGAGAATGTATGAACTTTGTAAATATTATGAATGAATTGATTCTGGAAAATAAAATAAATGCTCTAATGGTGAAAGATTTAATGGATGATATTATTGAAAGTGCTTATCCTGATTTCTTTGCTACGTGTGATAGAATGAGTAGTGAAATAGCGTTGAGTATTGATAGTATGGAAACAGAAATGTTGCTGAATGCTATTGAGTCAATTAAAGGGGAAGTTGAACGTATTTTTTACCGTGAAAAGTTAGTAGTATATCCTTTCATTCAAACAAGCATCTTAAATAAACAAGAAATTAATCTATCTACTCTTCAAAAGGTTGATTCTGAAATGAATAAGGTGAGTAAAAATATTCAAAATCTTATTGAAAAAATACGAACTTTTGAAATGGCTGATAAAGAGAAAGATTCAAAATCTATCTTGATTATGCTTTCTAATATGGTAAACAATAGTTGGCAAGTACTTTCTAGTAAGAGATTACGTTTAAATTCCAGTATTTCTTCCGATATTACCAAAAAATAAATAAATGACCGAAAGGGGTGCCTGCTTTCATTGTGGAGATGTCTGTGATTCTCATGCATTTGAGTTAGGAGATAAGAAATTTTGTTGCCAAGGCTGCCTACAAGTATATCAATTACTAAATACTAATGAACTAGATAATTATTATTGTCTCAATGAAAAACCGGGGCAAAAAATCAAAGTAATCCCAAAAGAAAAATTTTCCTTTCTAGATGAAGAAAGCATTGTTCAACAATTGCTCTCTTTTCGCAATAAAGAACAAGCCCAAGTTTCTCTCTACTTACCGCAAATGCATTGTAGTTCTTGCTTATGGCTTTTGGAGAATTTATCACAAATAAATGATAATATCCTTTCCTCGCAGGTTAACTTTAATCAAAAAATAGTAAAAATTGTATTTAAAATTGATCAATTTAGTTTAAGACAATTAGCCGAATTACTTGCACATATTGGATATGAACCTGTGATTGATTTACATGGAGAAAAAGAGAACGCTAAAAAATATAGCTCAAAAAGAGCTTATTTAAAACTTGGAATAACTGGTTTTTGCATGGGAAACATTATGTTAATTGCTTTTCCCGAGTATGTAGGTCTAGATCCTGCTGAAAACCCTGATTTAAACTTGTTCTTTAATGCAACAAATGTTCTCTTATCTATTCCTGTTGTTTTTTATGGGGCTCAGGAATTCTTTATCAATGCTTGGTATAGTTTTCGACAGAAATATATTAATATCGATGCACCTATCGCTTTGGCTATTGCTGTAACTTATCTACGTAGTTTATATGAAGTGTTTTCTGGAACAGGTGGTGGTTTTTTTGACAGCCTAGCAAGTATTACTTTTTTTATGTTGCTCGGAAGAACCCTACAAAATCGAAGTAATGCTTCGTTGAAATTTAACCGAGATTATAAGTCGTATTTTCCAATAGCAGTCACTAAAATCACGGAAGGTATTCAATCTATGGTCAAACTTGAAGATATTCAGGAAAGCGACATACTATTTATTCATCACCAAGAAGTAGTACCAACGGATTGTTTGCTTTCTAAAGGGAATGCAAAAATTGATTATAGTTTTGTGACTGGAGAAGATAAAGCAGAAACAATAGAAAAGGGAGAGATTATTTATGCTGGAGGAAGGAATATAGGTGAAACAGTAGAGGTAGTTGCTGTCAAATCTTTTAACCAAAATAGTTTTACGACTCTATGGAATAATGAAGCTTTTCAACGGAATGAAAATGATAGAAAAAGCCGTATTACTGTAATAGGAAGATTCTTTGCCTTCGTAACGATTATTACTTCATTGAGTGCATTTATTTACTGGACTATACAAGGAGATTCACAAATTGCGTGGCAGGCTGCAACAGCTGTTTTGATTATTGCTTGCCCTTGTTCTTTACTGCTTACAGCTTCCTTCACGAATGGGTATGTTTTGCAATTATTTTCAAAATTTGGTTGTTATTTGAAGAATGCTCTTGTTCTCGAAAATATGGGAAGTATAGATTATATTGCTTTTGATAAAACAGGGACGCTAACCGAACCAAGTGAAGCAGACGTTGCAGTCGAAATAAATACCCTAAACGAAGAGGAATTATCTAAAGTAATTAGCATTACCTCCCAAAGTTTGCATCCTCTTAGCAGAGCCATTACACGTTACTTTGGTGACACTAAATTGTATAAACACAACAATATTGTACTTCAGGAAATTACAGGTAAGGGAATTGAAGCTAATATAAATGGGGATACATATAGGATAGGGAGTGCTACATTTACAAATTCATTACTTGCTACACAAGGAAAAACTTCTGTTTTTGTTTCCATAAACAATGAAATAAAAGCACATTTCAGTTTTGATATTTCGTTGATCCCAGGAACAGAAATTATGATTCAGGAATTGACTAAAAAATATGAAATTTCACTTATTTCAGGAGATAATACTTCTTCAAAAGAGCGTCTGTTAAAATTGTTTGGGAAGGAGGATAAATTAAATTACTGTATGCGCCCCGAAGATAAGTTAGAATTTGTGAAATCTCGTCAGCAGGAAGGTAAAAAGGTTATGATGATAGGAGATGGCTTGAATGATGCTGGCGCACTTCAACAGAGTGACGTAGGAGTTTCAGTGGTAAAATCTTCATTTGCATTTAGTCCCAGTTGTGATGTAATTATGGATGTTACCAAACTTCATTTATTGCCATCTTTCCTTCAATGGGCGAAAGGTACAAAACGCTTAATTAATATAGGATTTGGCTTTTCAATTTTGTTTAATATTTTTGGACTGTCTTTTGCGCTTACAGGTGGTTTAACTCCTTTGGTAGCAGCTATATTAATGCCTTCTTCAACCTTGACCATCATCTCTATTGCGTATTTCGGTTCGAGGAGAATGATACGGGTAAAGTAATCTATATTTAATATATTTCCGTTCACAAACTCTCAATTAGTTAAGCTCAAGGTAAAAAGTGAAATGCTGGTTACTATCTGTTGGAAAGGTAATTATTCTTATCTAACTTATAAAAAAAAGAGGCTGTCAATTTTAGTTTTGAGACAGCCTCTTATATACTATTAGTTTCCTAATTATCTAATTACAACTCTTTGTGTTGTTGTAACATTATTGTTAGTCACTTTTACAAAATAGATCCCTTGATTTAGACTAGCTACATTGATAGTTTCAGAAGTAGAGTTTACATTTGAAGTATAAACTGAGCGACCTAATGCATCAACCATTTCTATAGCAACCTCACCTTTAAGAGAAGGGAAAGAAACATTTAAAATATCATTTGCTGGGTTTGGATAAACTGTAAAATTAGTTAATCCTTCTTTAACCAATCCTGAAGGTGTTGGTTCTTCAAGGCTTAAAACCACGCTAAAGTCCATGAATCCTGTTTCCATAGATACATGAATGAATAAAGGAAGTTTATTATCAGTTAGACTATAGTATTCATATTGGTTTCTAATGATATTAAGATCTCCTAGAGGTGTTCCCGGTACAAAAATAGAATCGATAACATTGTATCGTAATACGTCTGTATAATCGTTTGTAGCTAATTTTAAAGTACCTTTTCCATCTACTTTCACATAAGATTTTCCTGAGAAAGGAAAACTCATTCCCATGATACTAACTGCTCCTGTATAAGTACTTGTTAAAGCATCACCATAATTAAAAGGGAAATTATAGTACTCTACATCTGTACCATCAAAAGTAGCAACTGCATCTCCTATTCCAGAAATTTGGAATACAAAACCGTTAGAAATAACTCCAGCGGCATCTACGGTTGTAAAGCTAGTTGTTAAATTTTCAATGTCTATCGCGTGAGTAGCTGTTGCGAAATCTGATGAGAAACTTGTGGATGAAGGATCCATTACGGTTAGAAGACGTGTGGTTCCATTGTATCCTGTGGCAGAACTATAATCCCAAGTCACACTATTTCCTACGGTAGCACTATAATTAGGAGCCATACTGTCAATCAAGAAGTAAGTGTCTCCCGTACCTATTGTAGGGTAAGTGCTTTGAGTAAACTGAGCTTTCACTCCCATTCCTATAAATAGAGCAGAAGCAAGTAAAAGTAAAGATTTTTTCATGTTTAAATTTTTAGTATTATTAGTCAAATGTAATATAAACCTATAAATTACACAATCTTAGACGCATATTTTTAATTAACGGTTGGATGTGTATTTAAATGGATTTTTTGATAAGCTTAGGATGAAAGTGAAGTACCGATAGTTATTGGCATGAAATAAGAAAGTTATTGTTAAAAATGTTGGGTTCACCAATTCCCCCTCTGGAGGGGGGTAGGGGGGAGGACTGGAGGAATCCTTTAGTCAGAAATATTGAAATTAAAAGCCAAATACGAATAGTTATCGATTGGAAAAAGGAAAGAGGAAAGTGCAACTTTCCTCTTTCCTCTCTATAGTGTGTGTCAACTAATTTTTGAAGATTTATGACGACCTCTTGCTCTTCTAGCAATGCGTTTATTTATTCAATAACTATCTTTTGGGTAGTCATTATCCCTTCTTGGTTTACTTGGATAGTATAAATTCCTTTGTTTAAGTTAGCAACATTGATCGTTTCGTTGTTAGAGGATAGGGTAGAAGTATATACAGTTCTTCCTAATGCGTCTATAATAAAAATATCGGAGTTATTTGTCCAAGTATTTAAATGAATATTTATTTGCTCATTTGCCGGGTTTGGATAAACTGTAAAAGAAGAAACTTTGTTTACCTCCAATCCAGCTGTTAATGGATCTTCATAACTTAGTGCTATGTTTACGTCAATTAAATTCATTCCACCTAAACTAAATATTAAATGGGAGCGAATAAAGATAGGTAAATTGCTTATGGTAAAATCATAATATTCATATTGAGTACGGTATAATCTAGCAGTATCTCCTAGGTCAACAACTTCTGCCCAAGCAAATTCATCAGTTTTTAAACGAGATACATTTGAATAACTATTACCCGCTAATTTCAATGTTCCAATTCCATCGTATGTTACGGTAACATCTCCTTCTA includes:
- a CDS encoding Crp/Fnr family transcriptional regulator, which codes for MEHIVFEKINAEKSLLKYHKGEFIFKEGTNTYGVYCLLKGKVKLVKRGEDGRDHILRLYRTGDILGYRSFFGTSGYNASAVAIEDCEVSFIDREVFLQNLEDNYFLTFEMLKIFAKELKRTDIHLTNLAQKPVRERAAEALLFIHQTYGFTEDGKTLNASFSREEIATIVGTATESIIRVLSDFNKDGLIELNGKEIAIPNIAKLEKVATL
- a CDS encoding T9SS type A sorting domain-containing protein; the encoded protein is MKMKITLLICTALTSFGLFGQFTQTNSPVTGESIKLYVVDSLANTYDAETGNNATWDYSSLFGYDHFAKMVTVQEVAGTAYDTTFTSSSHFIEIEGYLQTYFTDPTMAEKISQGFVYINSDTSLSELGNIVVPFTDKTSKYFNYPFNLGDAVTDTYKGTGDVKVDFGGGSMLVIKPELEGDVTVTYDGIGTLKLAGNSYSNVSRLKTDEFAWAEVVDLGDTARLYRTQYEYYDFTISNLPIFIRSHLIFSLGGMNLIDVNIALSYEDPLTAGLEVNKVSSFTVYPNPANEQINIHLNTWTNNSDIFIIDALGRTVYTSTLSSNNETINVANLNKGIYTIQVNQEGIMTTQKIVIE
- a CDS encoding T9SS type A sorting domain-containing protein codes for the protein MKKSLLLLASALFIGMGVKAQFTQSTYPTIGTGDTYFLIDSMAPNYSATVGNSVTWDYSSATGYNGTTRLLTVMDPSSTSFSSDFATATHAIDIENLTTSFTTVDAAGVISNGFVFQISGIGDAVATFDGTDVEYYNFPFNYGDALTSTYTGAVSIMGMSFPFSGKSYVKVDGKGTLKLATNDYTDVLRYNVIDSIFVPGTPLGDLNIIRNQYEYYSLTDNKLPLFIHVSMETGFMDFSVVLSLEEPTPSGLVKEGLTNFTVYPNPANDILNVSFPSLKGEVAIEMVDALGRSVYTSNVNSTSETINVASLNQGIYFVKVTNNNVTTTQRVVIR
- a CDS encoding redoxin domain-containing protein, with the protein product MKKNLLLALSILFTAFGYSQVTTYSVGSTVANFTVTDTKGNSYSLYDITASGKYVLIDFFFSSCPPCQATTPIFNQVYDKYGCNGGDLFSLSVTSLSSDINTIVDQFEANYGGSTNHCPAISSEGNALAVDNQFGIAAYPTYCLIGPDNKLINGDIWPVSSVANFEAAFPSGFNPQVQDCSLGLSHEQVIDFDIYPTVSEGLLNIALPTSSEISAIILDTQGKQVFKQDFAKNNQFKMQLDLASGIYLLHIVTPEGQSQNKKFIIK
- a CDS encoding heavy metal translocating P-type ATPase metal-binding domain-containing protein, with product MTERGACFHCGDVCDSHAFELGDKKFCCQGCLQVYQLLNTNELDNYYCLNEKPGQKIKVIPKEKFSFLDEESIVQQLLSFRNKEQAQVSLYLPQMHCSSCLWLLENLSQINDNILSSQVNFNQKIVKIVFKIDQFSLRQLAELLAHIGYEPVIDLHGEKENAKKYSSKRAYLKLGITGFCMGNIMLIAFPEYVGLDPAENPDLNLFFNATNVLLSIPVVFYGAQEFFINAWYSFRQKYINIDAPIALAIAVTYLRSLYEVFSGTGGGFFDSLASITFFMLLGRTLQNRSNASLKFNRDYKSYFPIAVTKITEGIQSMVKLEDIQESDILFIHHQEVVPTDCLLSKGNAKIDYSFVTGEDKAETIEKGEIIYAGGRNIGETVEVVAVKSFNQNSFTTLWNNEAFQRNENDRKSRITVIGRFFAFVTIITSLSAFIYWTIQGDSQIAWQAATAVLIIACPCSLLLTASFTNGYVLQLFSKFGCYLKNALVLENMGSIDYIAFDKTGTLTEPSEADVAVEINTLNEEELSKVISITSQSLHPLSRAITRYFGDTKLYKHNNIVLQEITGKGIEANINGDTYRIGSATFTNSLLATQGKTSVFVSINNEIKAHFSFDISLIPGTEIMIQELTKKYEISLISGDNTSSKERLLKLFGKEDKLNYCMRPEDKLEFVKSRQQEGKKVMMIGDGLNDAGALQQSDVGVSVVKSSFAFSPSCDVIMDVTKLHLLPSFLQWAKGTKRLINIGFGFSILFNIFGLSFALTGGLTPLVAAILMPSSTLTIISIAYFGSRRMIRVK
- a CDS encoding T9SS type A sorting domain-containing protein; translation: MKDIIVMDVIGRVIMNLQTDNSTTQSIDLTEFETGVYVLQMITENGAINRKVTKR
- a CDS encoding CoA-binding protein, whose amino-acid sequence is MEKKKTLVIGASVKEERYSNKAVRMLQENRMPVVAYGNKMGKINGVEIKTNFPTDPDFDTVTLYLSASNQEPYYEQIIKLHPKRVIFNPGTENAEFQKMLKDNGIETEIACTLVLLTTKSY
- a CDS encoding TlpA family protein disulfide reductase, translated to MDYKKWIWKRKWDIFFALLLGLLLIPSVRIPVVAFVQRMIAFSPSEIAEDKRESLNSYNWILVDLKGKQTNLSISEGKVIIINSWATWCPPCVAEMPSFQKLYNSYKDKVDFYFVASDDPSKVSQFMIKNEYDLPIYFQVNNPPKELESDLLPTSFVVDKQGKIIIKEVGTKNWDSQDIHDLLDKELAK